The proteins below come from a single Trichocoleus sp. FACHB-46 genomic window:
- a CDS encoding thioredoxin domain-containing protein, whose product MNQDSYPNQLFVSPSQRDHYQGMLNAPIILVEYGNYQCPQCREVRQLIQAIQQHFNSGFSEENWVCVVFRHFVQNSIYPQAQKAAQAAGAQGQFWQMRNMLFIHSQELGHAYLVEYADVLRLNISKFLQNLSNQVHVDRINQDMKSGLNSGVTSLAALFINEIRYRDRWNMEQLMAAITAENH is encoded by the coding sequence ATGAATCAAGATAGTTATCCTAATCAACTCTTTGTTTCCCCCTCACAACGCGATCACTATCAGGGGATGCTCAATGCCCCGATCATACTTGTGGAATATGGGAATTATCAATGCCCTCAATGTAGGGAAGTGCGTCAGTTGATTCAGGCAATTCAGCAACATTTTAATTCTGGGTTTTCTGAGGAGAATTGGGTATGTGTGGTGTTTCGTCACTTTGTGCAAAATTCGATCTATCCTCAAGCACAAAAGGCAGCACAAGCAGCAGGCGCACAAGGTCAATTTTGGCAGATGCGTAACATGCTGTTTATTCATTCACAAGAGTTAGGACACGCCTATCTCGTAGAGTATGCCGATGTCTTACGTCTCAATATTTCAAAATTTCTACAAAATTTATCTAATCAAGTACACGTCGATCGCATTAATCAAGACATGAAAAGTGGATTAAACAGTGGAGTAACATCTCTTGCAGCACTGTTTATTAATGAAATTCGCTATCGCGATCGCTGGAATATGGAGCAATTGATGGCAGCTATTACTGCTGAAAATCATTAA
- a CDS encoding transposase, translating into MSLGYYDSDLRDEKWQRIVPLLPPQKPVGKLREVSLREVLNAIFYRADNGTK; encoded by the coding sequence ATGAGCCTGGGCTACTATGACAGTGACCTCAGGGATGAGAAATGGCAAAGGATAGTCCCCTTATTACCGCCACAGAAACCCGTGGGCAAACTTCGAGAAGTCAGCTTGCGTGAGGTGTTAAATGCTATCTTCTACCGAGCGGACAATGGCACCAAATAG
- a CDS encoding response regulator transcription factor, with translation MSLYKHSLSDREQEVVHQMALGLSNHDIGAALNITESTVKFHINRILSKLGVSDRTQAVITALKWGLAKL, from the coding sequence ATGTCTCTTTACAAACACTCTCTAAGCGATCGCGAACAAGAGGTCGTGCATCAGATGGCACTTGGCTTAAGCAATCATGATATTGGTGCGGCCTTAAATATTACTGAAAGTACAGTCAAATTTCACATTAACCGCATTCTAAGCAAATTAGGCGTGAGCGATCGCACTCAAGCGGTAATTACCGCGTTGAAGTGGGGACTCGCCAAGCTGTGA
- a CDS encoding IS1 family transposase — RFSCTLRQRVSRLVRKTLSFSKKLENHIGAVWYFVHHYNASLPI, encoded by the coding sequence CGCTTCAGCTGCACCTTACGCCAACGAGTGTCCCGCTTAGTGAGGAAGACGTTATCGTTTTCCAAGAAGTTAGAGAACCATATTGGTGCAGTTTGGTACTTCGTTCATCACTATAATGCGTCCTTACCTATTTAG